Proteins encoded within one genomic window of Esox lucius isolate fEsoLuc1 chromosome 12, fEsoLuc1.pri, whole genome shotgun sequence:
- the mrps25 gene encoding 28S ribosomal protein S25, mitochondrial has protein sequence MPMKGRFPIRRTLEYLKKGDVVFKNRVKIMTVNYNTNGELSDGARKFVFFNIPQIQYKNPWVQIMMFKNMTPSPFLKFYLEDGEQVLMDVEGKDHKQITQHVKTILGKTDEVLQAEALTRMEASNPANFGPKKYCPRECICEVEGQVPCPGTTPLPKEMTGKYRAKMAAAQE, from the exons ATGCCTATGAAAGGAAGATTCCCTATCAGGCGAACGCTGGAGTATCTTAAGAAAGGAGATGTCGTCTTTAAAAATAGAGTAAAGATTATGACAGTAAATTACAACACAAATGGAGAGCTCAGCGACGGCGCAAG AAAATTTGTGTTCTTCAATATTCCACAAATTCAGTACAAAAATCCATGGGTTCAAATTATGATGTTCAAGAACATGACACCTTCGCCATTCCTGAAGTTTTACCTAG AAGATGGAGAGCAGGTGTTGATGGATGTGGAGGGAAAAGACCATAAACAGATCACACAGCACGTCAAGACAATTCTCGGCAAGACTGA CGAGGTTCTGCAGGCGGAGGCTCTAACCCGGATGGAGGCCTCTAACCCAGCCAATTTTGGACCTAAGAAGTACTGTCCGAGAGAGTGTATTTGTGAGGTGGAGGGCCAGGTCCCCTGCCCTGGTACTACACCTTTGCCCAAAGAGATGACTGGGAAATACCGTGCCAAAATGGCAGCCGCACAGGAATGA